A window from Populus trichocarpa isolate Nisqually-1 chromosome 3, P.trichocarpa_v4.1, whole genome shotgun sequence encodes these proteins:
- the LOC7478178 gene encoding PHD finger protein Alfin1, which yields MEAIPHPIPRTVEEVFSDFKGRRSGLIKALTTDVEKFYQQCDPDKENLCLYGLPNETWEVNLPVEEVPPELPEPALGINFARDGMQEKDWLSLVAVHSDSWLLAVAFYFGARFGFGKNERKRLFQMINELPTIFEVVSGNVKQPKDQSATHNNSGKSKSSGKMQSRQPESQTKAVKVSAPPKEDYESGEEEEEDDEQGATCGACGESYGTDEFWICCDICEKWFHGKCVKITPAKAEHIKQYKCPSCSGKRARV from the exons ATGGAGGCAATACCGCACCCAATACCGCGAACTGTTGAAGaagtttttagtgattttaaagGAAGACGCTCTGGTTTAATCAAGGCTCTCACTaccg ATGTTGAGAAGTTTTACCAGCAGTGTGACCCTG ATAAGGAGAACTTGTGCCTATATGGACTCCCAAATGAAACATGGGAAGTTAATCTGCCTGTGGAGGAGGTGCCTCCTGAGCTTCCTGAGCCTGCACTAGGTATAAATTTTGCTAGGGATGGGATGCAAGAGAAAGACTGGTTATCCCTTGTTGCAGTTCACAGCGATTCATGGTTGCTTGCtgttgcattttattttggtgCACGTTTTGGGTTTGGGAAGAATGAAAG GAAGAGGCTTTTCCAGATGATAAATGAGCTCCCCACAATATTCGAGGTTGTGTCCGGAAATGTTAAGCAACCTAAGGACCAATCTGCCACTCACAACAACAGTGGCAAAAGCAAATCAAGCGGGAAGATG CAATCCCGGCAACCTGAGTCCCAGACTAAGGCAGTAAAGGTATCTGCACCACCCAAGGAAGACTATGAGAGtggggaagaggaagaagaagatgacgaACAGGGTGCTACTTGCGGAGCATGTGGTGAAAGCTATGGCACTGATGAATTCTGGATTTGCTGTGATATTTGCGAGAAATGGTTCCATGGGAAATGCGTCAAGATTACACCTGCCAAAGCTGAGCATATCAAGCAGTACAAGTGCCCAAGTTGCAGTGGCAAGAGGGCTAGAGTTTAA